The Clostridium sp. AWRP genome has a window encoding:
- a CDS encoding TrkA family potassium uptake protein, translating into MSKKQYVVLGLGKFGASVATTLYNLGNDVLAVDSKEEVVQEISPYVTQAIQTDISDEENLKSLGVNNFDAAIIGVGTNLQGSVIATLILKEMGVKYILAKANTEIHAKILYKIGADKVVFPERDTAFRVAHSLASENILELIELSSEYGITEIFAFKKWYDKTLKELNIRSKYGINIIAIKRNDTIYVSPKSDYKILKGDILIVIGKYDEIEELK; encoded by the coding sequence ATGTCAAAAAAACAATATGTAGTTTTAGGCTTAGGTAAATTTGGAGCTTCAGTAGCTACAACACTTTACAATTTAGGTAATGATGTACTAGCAGTGGATTCAAAAGAAGAAGTAGTACAGGAAATAAGCCCGTATGTAACTCAAGCTATACAAACGGATATATCTGATGAAGAAAATTTAAAATCTCTTGGTGTTAACAACTTTGATGCTGCTATAATAGGGGTAGGTACTAATCTCCAAGGTAGTGTTATTGCTACTCTTATATTAAAGGAAATGGGTGTAAAATATATTCTTGCTAAAGCAAATACGGAAATTCACGCAAAAATATTATATAAAATAGGTGCTGACAAAGTGGTTTTCCCTGAAAGAGATACTGCGTTTAGAGTTGCTCATAGTTTGGCATCAGAAAATATACTTGAACTTATAGAGTTATCTTCAGAATACGGTATAACAGAAATATTTGCATTTAAAAAGTGGTATGACAAAACTTTAAAAGAGTTAAACATAAGATCTAAGTATGGAATAAATATTATAGCTATAAAAAGAAATGATACCATTTATGTATCTCCTAAATCCGATTATAAAATATTAAAAGGTGATATTTTAATTGTCATAGGTAAGTATGATGAAATTGAAGAGCTAAAGTAA
- a CDS encoding TrkH family potassium uptake protein: MRRLKQMKTKNKFPKLFKINEIQTLVLGFLIIILLGAVLLHLPISSTNRAYTSFIDSLFVSTSATCVTGLVTVDTGNHWSYFGKVVIMILIQVGGLGFMSFSTLFALIIGRKITLKERMIIHESLNSFNLQGLVKMSKYILIFTFLTEFIGAAILSFQFIPQFGFIKGLFFSVFHSISAFCNAGIDLFGDGKSLTSYHNNTLVIFTISSLIIIGGLGFYVWQELWSIFYSSKRVKLSLHSKVVLITTCILIVSGAVLFFIFERNNTATIGNMSTKGKIMSCIFASITPRTAGFNSISLADINGNSKLLTMILMFIGGSPGSTAGGIKTTTIAIIILTVLSIISGRENTEICNRTINKNTVYKSLVVLSIGIIVVFVSSIMLSITESGITMESILFESVSAFGTVGLSLGITPDLTSFGKLIISMVMFLGRLGGLTIVLSIVKRTTPNSIKYPKGRILIG; encoded by the coding sequence ATAAGGAGATTAAAACAAATGAAAACAAAAAATAAATTCCCTAAATTATTCAAGATAAATGAAATACAAACTTTAGTACTTGGTTTCTTGATAATAATACTATTGGGTGCAGTACTTTTACATCTTCCTATTTCATCTACAAACAGAGCATATACGAGTTTTATAGATTCACTATTTGTATCAACCTCGGCTACATGTGTAACAGGACTTGTAACTGTAGATACGGGAAATCACTGGAGTTATTTTGGAAAAGTAGTAATTATGATACTAATTCAAGTTGGTGGCTTGGGATTTATGTCATTTTCAACTCTATTTGCACTAATTATTGGAAGAAAAATTACGTTAAAGGAAAGAATGATAATACATGAATCTTTAAACTCATTTAATCTACAGGGACTTGTTAAAATGTCAAAATACATATTAATTTTTACTTTTTTAACTGAATTTATAGGAGCTGCAATTTTATCTTTTCAATTCATACCTCAATTTGGATTTATTAAAGGATTGTTTTTTTCAGTATTTCATTCTATATCTGCTTTTTGCAATGCAGGTATAGACTTATTTGGGGATGGAAAAAGTTTAACTTCTTATCATAACAATACCCTTGTTATATTTACAATAAGTTCTTTAATTATAATTGGAGGTCTTGGATTTTATGTATGGCAGGAATTATGGAGTATATTTTATAGCTCAAAGCGAGTTAAGTTATCACTTCATTCAAAAGTAGTACTTATTACAACTTGCATTTTAATAGTTTCAGGTGCAGTATTATTTTTTATATTTGAAAGAAACAATACTGCAACTATAGGCAATATGAGTACAAAAGGTAAAATAATGTCTTGTATATTTGCATCCATTACACCAAGAACTGCAGGTTTTAACTCTATTTCACTTGCTGATATAAATGGAAATAGTAAACTGTTAACTATGATACTTATGTTTATAGGAGGTTCACCAGGTTCTACAGCTGGGGGAATAAAAACGACTACCATAGCTATCATTATATTAACGGTTTTATCTATAATAAGTGGTAGGGAAAATACTGAAATTTGTAATAGAACAATAAATAAAAATACAGTGTATAAGTCACTGGTAGTTTTATCCATAGGAATAATTGTAGTATTTGTATCTTCAATCATGTTATCTATAACTGAAAGTGGAATTACTATGGAAAGTATATTGTTTGAAAGTGTATCTGCTTTTGGAACGGTAGGACTAAGTTTGGGTATTACACCTGATTTAACTTCTTTTGGTAAATTGATTATATCAATGGTGATGTTTTTAGGAAGATTAGGAGGCCTTACAATAGTACTGTCCATAGTAAAGAGAACAACCCCTAATTCTATAAAATATCCTAAAGGCAGAATATTAATTGGATAG
- the greA gene encoding transcription elongation factor GreA: protein MKNILTQENIDKLREELDYRMTVKRAEIAKEKLVAAAHGDRSENAEYKEACANYRENDNRIQYLLSMISTATVIDVKSADKSVIGVNSKFKIKFVEDEDEEIVSLVTTIDADPENMRISIESDLGKALVGKKVGDTVEVNAPSEKYAVEILEML from the coding sequence ATGAAGAATATACTGACACAAGAAAATATTGACAAATTAAGAGAAGAATTAGACTATAGAATGACCGTAAAAAGGGCTGAAATAGCAAAGGAAAAATTAGTAGCTGCTGCACACGGCGATAGGTCTGAAAATGCAGAGTATAAAGAAGCTTGTGCAAACTACAGAGAAAATGATAATAGAATTCAGTATCTATTAAGTATGATTTCAACTGCAACTGTAATAGATGTTAAAAGTGCAGATAAATCGGTAATAGGTGTTAATAGTAAATTTAAAATTAAATTTGTGGAGGATGAAGATGAAGAAATTGTATCGTTAGTAACTACTATAGATGCCGACCCAGAAAATATGCGTATAAGCATAGAGTCAGATTTAGGAAAAGCATTAGTAGGAAAAAAAGTTGGAGATACAGTTGAAGTTAATGCTCCAAGTGAAAAATATGCGGTAGAAATATTAGAAATGTTATAG
- a CDS encoding phosphoribosyltransferase, with the protein MFVDRKDAGEKLSIKLEKFKNENPIVLAIPRGGIVTACETIKKFGFEWDLIIPRKIGSPRNKEVAIGAVSSDGTYLLNEEYIHMLNISKEYIEKELSNQIKEIKRRLNKYKGNESFPYVKNRTVIIIDDGIATGFTIQAAIKSIKKHAAKKIILAVPVAPRDTISLLKEIVDEVICLFIPDEFYAVGLHYKNFEQTTDEEVFTIVRELRRDS; encoded by the coding sequence ATGTTTGTAGATAGAAAAGATGCTGGTGAAAAGCTTTCTATAAAACTTGAGAAATTTAAAAATGAAAACCCTATTGTTCTTGCTATTCCAAGAGGAGGAATAGTAACAGCTTGTGAAACTATAAAAAAATTTGGATTTGAATGGGATTTAATCATTCCAAGGAAAATAGGTTCACCTCGTAATAAAGAAGTTGCCATTGGTGCTGTATCTTCAGATGGGACCTATCTTTTAAATGAAGAATATATACATATGCTAAATATATCCAAGGAGTATATAGAAAAAGAATTATCTAACCAAATAAAAGAAATTAAAAGAAGATTAAATAAATATAAAGGAAATGAAAGTTTTCCCTATGTAAAGAATAGAACAGTAATAATTATTGACGATGGAATTGCAACTGGTTTTACAATACAGGCCGCTATAAAGTCTATTAAAAAACACGCTGCAAAAAAAATTATTCTAGCTGTACCAGTAGCCCCACGGGATACAATTTCTTTATTGAAGGAAATTGTAGATGAAGTTATATGCCTATTTATACCCGATGAATTTTATGCTGTAGGCTTACATTATAAAAACTTTGAACAGACTACTGATGAGGAGGTCTTTACTATAGTACGTGAACTAAGAAGAGATAGTTAG
- a CDS encoding methyl-accepting chemotaxis protein: MIRIKSIRTRTIIAILPVTIIILIILSVLSYYTGRKIISQQIDSKISYKMNELKLSVNNRITSHNRIAETLARTIEVSGNTMSTDDYKNLVQKYAAINDDTFGVGVWFEPYKYKDNIKFFGPYAYKDNDKVIYTEDYMKDDYNYPSQDWYKAVKTTKDKVSWTPPFYDDNTKVTMATASAPFYDEKGNFIGETSADINLTNLQDMVNKIKFGESGKAFLIASDGSYIAGVDSKKVMKSKITSDSKFSLISKDILSGKDGNGFYMEDNDERAIYYTPIASTNWILGITVSQKELYSPLQNLVSILVILSILLIVIITAAILFYSNYITKNIKQVTKLTSIICDGDLTHTLDVNSEDELGHMSQNLNKMSSNLKTTFHSISNNLDNVVGTSEELTASAEQTGEAAEQVALSMQKVSQHVEAQTKDTEYISEAVAQIHAGIKNIKENVNLTTQLSFDSTKVAKNGNNIINDAIHQMENISLQVSESTHIVNVLGEKSKEIDSIINIINNISEQTNILALNAAIEAARAGEHGRSFAVVAEEVKKLAEQSGTASGKIGDLIKEIQQHIASAMAAMGKGNASVDMGKIMVNQASNSFKDISVSVKDVAEQMAQVEEIIEGLHSHSNNMVDKIQNISDISTKSSNYIETVAAASEEQTALMKQVSFAAQSLTQIVIELQSKISEFKVN, from the coding sequence TTGATAAGAATTAAAAGTATTAGAACAAGAACTATTATAGCTATTCTTCCCGTTACAATAATCATTTTAATTATTTTATCAGTACTAAGTTATTATACTGGAAGAAAAATTATCAGCCAGCAAATTGATAGTAAAATATCTTACAAAATGAATGAACTAAAATTATCAGTTAATAACAGAATTACTTCACACAATAGAATTGCTGAGACTTTAGCAAGAACTATTGAAGTTTCAGGAAATACCATGTCTACAGATGATTATAAGAACTTAGTACAAAAATATGCCGCAATTAATGATGATACTTTTGGAGTAGGGGTATGGTTTGAACCATACAAATATAAAGATAATATAAAGTTTTTTGGACCTTATGCCTATAAAGATAATGATAAAGTTATATATACAGAAGATTATATGAAAGATGATTATAACTATCCTTCTCAGGATTGGTATAAGGCAGTAAAAACCACAAAAGATAAAGTGAGTTGGACTCCTCCATTTTATGACGATAATACAAAGGTTACTATGGCAACTGCTTCGGCACCATTTTATGATGAAAAAGGTAATTTTATTGGAGAAACTAGTGCAGATATTAATTTAACTAATCTACAAGATATGGTTAATAAAATTAAATTTGGTGAGTCTGGAAAAGCTTTTCTCATTGCAAGTGATGGATCATATATTGCTGGCGTAGATTCAAAAAAAGTAATGAAATCTAAAATAACAAGTGATTCCAAATTTTCACTTATTAGTAAAGATATACTAAGCGGGAAAGATGGTAATGGTTTTTATATGGAGGACAACGATGAGAGAGCCATTTATTATACACCTATAGCTTCAACAAATTGGATATTGGGTATTACTGTTTCACAAAAGGAATTATACAGCCCTTTACAAAACTTAGTATCTATACTTGTTATACTTAGTATACTTTTAATAGTAATAATTACTGCTGCCATATTATTTTATAGCAATTACATAACAAAAAATATAAAGCAAGTTACTAAATTGACTTCTATTATCTGTGATGGAGATTTAACTCATACTCTGGATGTTAATTCTGAAGATGAATTGGGTCATATGAGTCAGAATTTAAATAAAATGTCATCGAATTTGAAAACAACTTTTCATTCTATTAGCAATAACCTTGACAATGTTGTAGGTACATCTGAAGAGCTAACTGCGAGTGCAGAACAAACTGGGGAGGCTGCTGAACAAGTAGCCCTATCAATGCAAAAAGTATCTCAACATGTTGAAGCACAAACTAAAGATACAGAATATATATCTGAAGCAGTTGCACAAATTCATGCAGGTATAAAAAATATAAAAGAAAATGTAAACTTAACAACTCAATTATCTTTTGATTCTACAAAAGTGGCTAAAAATGGTAATAATATAATAAATGATGCAATACATCAAATGGAGAATATAAGTTTACAGGTTTCTGAATCAACACATATTGTGAATGTGTTAGGTGAAAAATCTAAAGAAATAGATAGTATTATTAATATAATAAATAACATATCTGAACAAACAAACATTCTTGCCTTAAATGCTGCAATAGAAGCAGCTAGAGCAGGGGAACATGGAAGAAGTTTTGCTGTAGTTGCTGAAGAAGTTAAAAAATTAGCAGAACAATCAGGAACTGCATCAGGAAAAATCGGTGATCTTATAAAGGAAATACAGCAGCATATTGCTAGTGCAATGGCAGCTATGGGTAAAGGAAATGCATCAGTAGATATGGGGAAAATTATGGTAAATCAGGCTAGTAACTCATTTAAGGATATAAGCGTTTCTGTTAAAGATGTTGCAGAACAAATGGCTCAAGTAGAAGAGATTATTGAAGGGTTACACAGTCATTCTAATAATATGGTAGATAAAATACAAAATATTTCTGATATTTCAACTAAATCTTCTAATTACATTGAAACTGTTGCAGCAGCTTCAGAAGAACAAACTGCACTTATGAAACAGGTATCATTTGCTGCTCAATCATTGACTCAAATAGTGATAGAATTACAAAGTAAAATATCTGAATTTAAAGTCAATTAA
- a CDS encoding sulfite exporter TauE/SafE family protein, giving the protein MFKGFILGLSSGGYCLASCIPVFVPYILSEDKKTKWNFICLSKFMLGRLLGYILFALLAWITGNFIIKQSHYKEIIFALSYIFLSFTLIVYTFSKSHRFCNIKYFSKFSNYSNKEKGFTTVVLLGFLTGINVCPPFILAFSDAAFFTNILSSIFYFAAFFVGTAVYFIPIPFIGVLKGKQIKLIGQMCSLIIGVFYMYSGIMMLFKEMMLN; this is encoded by the coding sequence ATGTTCAAAGGATTCATTTTGGGACTTTCAAGCGGAGGCTACTGCCTTGCTTCTTGTATTCCTGTATTTGTTCCCTATATTTTAAGTGAAGATAAAAAGACAAAATGGAATTTTATTTGTTTATCCAAATTCATGTTAGGAAGACTTCTTGGTTATATACTATTTGCTCTTTTGGCGTGGATTACAGGAAACTTTATAATAAAACAATCTCACTATAAAGAAATTATATTTGCACTGTCTTATATATTTTTATCATTTACACTTATAGTTTACACATTTTCAAAGTCACATAGATTTTGCAATATTAAATACTTTAGTAAGTTTTCTAACTACTCAAATAAAGAAAAAGGATTTACTACTGTAGTTCTTTTAGGCTTTTTAACAGGTATAAATGTATGTCCACCATTCATTTTAGCTTTTTCAGATGCTGCTTTCTTTACTAATATCCTCAGCAGTATTTTTTACTTTGCTGCCTTTTTCGTAGGCACTGCTGTTTATTTCATACCCATTCCATTTATAGGTGTTTTAAAAGGTAAGCAAATTAAATTAATAGGTCAAATGTGTTCTTTGATAATTGGAGTGTTTTACATGTATTCAGGAATAATGATGCTTTTTAAGGAGATGATGTTAAATTGA
- a CDS encoding 4Fe-4S binding protein — protein sequence MNNLETKKIAETSTGKKFAKSVAACIPILLLSIVLLSGGSSLPKEPLMRISFSIGYVFINIIFFLMVYTKKTYKYRKIFFVIYALLFAVSFMTNLIEVRGSIFYNESTFINGETPFCHMVIPMIIIPAALTKTIIFPGSLLTGFASIASMIVIWLGASIAFGRGWCSWACFYGGLDEGCSSLCKKPKLKINRKWTYLSFAILISIVLLSAATLAPVYCDWLCPFKAVTEAEQITSTIVLIKTIVFYSLFLILVIILPILTGKRTQCGLFCPFGAFQSFSNKINIFEIRIDKNKCLNCKKCVRECPTYSIDENSLANGKALITCTKCGKCIDTCPVSAVSYHIKGTKIGVKTNLSRYLFLYPAYIFALTIGGGAMIKGVYRLLKLITTGSFF from the coding sequence TTGAATAATTTAGAAACTAAAAAAATAGCAGAAACAAGTACAGGCAAAAAGTTTGCAAAATCAGTAGCTGCTTGTATACCAATATTACTGTTAAGTATTGTTTTGTTAAGCGGCGGCAGTTCCCTTCCAAAGGAACCTTTAATGAGAATTTCTTTTTCCATAGGCTACGTTTTTATAAATATAATATTTTTTCTTATGGTGTACACAAAGAAAACTTATAAATATAGGAAGATATTTTTTGTAATATATGCCTTACTTTTTGCAGTCAGTTTTATGACTAATTTAATAGAAGTTAGAGGCAGCATTTTCTATAATGAATCCACTTTTATTAATGGAGAAACTCCATTTTGTCATATGGTAATTCCAATGATTATAATACCTGCTGCTTTAACCAAAACCATAATTTTTCCCGGTTCACTTTTAACTGGATTTGCTAGCATTGCAAGTATGATAGTAATTTGGCTTGGCGCTAGTATAGCCTTTGGAAGGGGCTGGTGCAGTTGGGCTTGTTTTTATGGAGGACTTGATGAAGGCTGTTCTTCACTATGTAAAAAGCCAAAGTTGAAAATAAATAGAAAGTGGACTTATTTATCCTTTGCTATTTTAATATCCATTGTTTTATTGTCTGCTGCTACTCTTGCTCCTGTTTACTGTGATTGGCTTTGTCCCTTTAAAGCAGTTACAGAAGCAGAACAAATAACTTCCACAATAGTGTTAATTAAAACTATAGTTTTTTACTCCTTATTCTTAATTTTAGTTATAATACTGCCTATACTTACTGGGAAAAGAACTCAATGCGGACTATTTTGTCCCTTCGGAGCCTTCCAATCCTTTTCTAACAAAATAAATATATTTGAAATAAGAATAGATAAAAACAAATGCTTAAATTGCAAAAAGTGTGTACGAGAATGCCCAACTTACTCGATAGATGAGAACAGTCTTGCAAATGGAAAAGCTTTAATAACCTGTACCAAATGCGGAAAATGTATAGATACATGCCCTGTTTCTGCTGTATCTTATCACATAAAAGGTACAAAAATAGGTGTAAAAACTAATTTATCAAGGTATTTATTTCTCTATCCTGCATATATTTTTGCGCTTACAATTGGCGGTGGAGCTATGATTAAGGGAGTATATAGACTTTTAAAACTTATAACTACAGGCAGCTTTTTTTAG
- a CDS encoding LytTR family DNA-binding domain-containing protein gives MEMNLICSENMTRVLEEILNTRKIEINKDAKVCVIEKGFPLEKGKIGIYFDMTTINVLMDYLNEISTSKEEFKNIITGRCEKDELKVLTYDEIYYFEAMGNDVFGRTRDKKYKVKEKLYELEEKLESKGFIRVSKCFVVNIEKVDRIISWFNSKLILKIMNIDEEVYVTRKYLNDFKKFLGV, from the coding sequence ATGGAAATGAATTTAATTTGTTCTGAAAATATGACCAGAGTATTAGAAGAAATACTTAATACCCGGAAAATAGAAATTAATAAGGATGCCAAGGTGTGTGTAATTGAAAAAGGATTTCCTTTAGAAAAGGGAAAAATAGGCATATATTTTGATATGACGACCATAAATGTTTTAATGGATTATTTAAATGAAATTTCAACAAGCAAAGAAGAATTTAAAAATATAATTACAGGAAGATGTGAAAAGGACGAACTTAAAGTCTTAACTTATGATGAAATTTACTATTTTGAAGCTATGGGTAATGACGTTTTCGGCAGAACAAGGGACAAAAAATATAAAGTAAAGGAAAAGCTTTATGAGTTAGAAGAAAAGCTGGAAAGTAAAGGATTCATAAGAGTGAGTAAATGTTTTGTTGTAAATATAGAGAAGGTAGATCGTATAATTTCCTGGTTTAATAGTAAGCTTATATTAAAAATTATGAATATAGATGAAGAGGTTTATGTTACACGAAAATATTTGAACGATTTTAAGAAATTTCTTGGCGTATAG
- a CDS encoding AEC family transporter has protein sequence MGTNTVITQIISLFLVALVGFYGGKKNIIDENLSNGLSRLLVEITTPFLVISSFSISYGSNIADNIIRTFIYSFIIFILTPLFVKPLLIGVDKSKKNVLEFAMVFSNCGFMGFPVAQSIFGNEGVVYAAIFNMVFNIFVWTYGVMLFNNTSSFKEVIKSLKNPGIVSAVIGLLIMVFSIKIPPMFMSTMKMVGGLTTPISMLIIGSLLSRSELSKIIKDKSMYYGSLIKLILIPAALYIVSLLFKEHSMVLKTLILMQAMPAGAFTTIFAENFNKNKEYSAFIVSFSSLLSIVTIPIVIKLFI, from the coding sequence ATGGGAACAAATACAGTAATAACTCAAATAATATCATTATTTTTAGTTGCATTAGTAGGTTTTTATGGTGGTAAGAAAAATATTATAGATGAAAATTTATCAAATGGATTGTCCAGGCTATTAGTAGAAATAACCACTCCTTTTTTAGTTATTTCTTCATTTAGTATTTCTTATGGTTCAAATATTGCAGATAATATTATAAGGACTTTTATTTACAGCTTCATAATATTTATATTAACTCCACTATTCGTAAAGCCTTTACTTATAGGAGTTGATAAAAGCAAGAAGAACGTTCTTGAATTTGCAATGGTGTTTTCAAACTGCGGCTTTATGGGATTTCCTGTAGCTCAAAGTATTTTTGGAAATGAGGGAGTTGTTTATGCTGCTATATTTAACATGGTTTTCAATATTTTTGTATGGACTTATGGTGTAATGTTATTTAATAATACAAGCAGCTTTAAAGAAGTAATAAAATCTCTTAAAAATCCAGGAATAGTTTCTGCAGTAATCGGGCTTTTAATTATGGTATTTTCAATAAAAATCCCACCTATGTTTATGAGCACAATGAAAATGGTGGGAGGTCTGACAACCCCCATATCTATGCTTATAATAGGAAGTTTATTGTCAAGAAGTGAGCTTAGCAAAATCATTAAGGACAAGAGTATGTACTATGGTTCACTCATAAAACTTATACTTATTCCAGCAGCATTATACATAGTTTCACTTTTATTTAAAGAACATTCTATGGTATTAAAGACACTAATCTTAATGCAAGCTATGCCTGCAGGAGCGTTTACAACAATTTTTGCAGAAAACTTTAACAAGAATAAAGAGTATTCTGCTTTTATAGTATCCTTTTCATCACTGCTTTCAATAGTTACTATACCAATTGTAATTAAACTTTTCATCTAA
- a CDS encoding RNA polymerase sigma factor, protein MNNIDIIQRCKEGDLDAFNILFEEYSVKAVRTVYLITGQKDIAEDIAQEAFIKCFNQIKKLKKAEAFESWFYRLLTRICWRYCSKQKNNLCIDDINDKNTVSSNSLSDITEKNEIKHLVDKALDKLSMPLKTTVILYYYNELSIKEIAHVLGCFEGTIKSRLHNARKLLKKEFLTENFEGYYFNDNKDVRCNENA, encoded by the coding sequence GTGAATAACATCGACATAATACAGCGCTGCAAAGAAGGTGATCTAGATGCCTTTAATATATTATTTGAAGAATACAGTGTAAAAGCTGTACGTACTGTATATCTTATAACCGGTCAAAAAGATATTGCAGAAGATATAGCTCAAGAAGCATTTATAAAATGTTTCAATCAAATAAAGAAATTAAAAAAAGCAGAGGCATTTGAATCATGGTTCTATCGCCTTCTTACAAGAATATGCTGGAGGTACTGTTCAAAACAAAAAAACAACCTGTGTATTGATGATATCAATGATAAAAATACAGTTTCAAGCAACTCACTATCTGACATAACAGAAAAAAATGAAATAAAACATCTTGTGGATAAGGCCCTTGATAAATTGAGTATGCCTTTAAAAACAACAGTTATCCTATACTATTATAATGAGTTGTCCATAAAAGAAATAGCACATGTATTAGGATGTTTTGAAGGTACGATAAAATCTCGGCTGCATAATGCTAGAAAATTACTTAAGAAAGAATTTTTAACTGAAAATTTTGAAGGTTACTATTTTAATGATAATAAGGATGTGAGGTGTAATGAAAATGCTTAA
- a CDS encoding DUF4179 domain-containing protein produces MKMLNQEQFDKNIKRALLNKSQGIVPSDNMFENIKSEIKSNRSDKYMSREKFLPFSLNIKKTVIAASCGFLILAGSVVASPNLRASALQSIGKHVDGYTDMKNYNKTPSKADLQKDLGYSVKIPNSLSGGYKLVEAGVDGHINGATPDNQYDNRGAYATYSINNDRKTTLSLGASKRSVEADDPIFKNAVPVKMGSITGYFTQYKVHEAPEGTKFSAKEKQDIKDGKEVLIGMGSPKKNVKLKEKFSQECALKWKDNGINYQLTSMGNLSESQMSELAQYVISSK; encoded by the coding sequence ATGAAAATGCTTAATCAAGAACAATTTGATAAAAATATAAAAAGAGCTTTATTAAACAAATCTCAGGGTATAGTACCATCTGATAACATGTTTGAAAATATAAAATCTGAAATTAAATCAAATAGGAGTGATAAATATATGTCTAGAGAAAAATTCTTACCTTTTAGTTTAAATATTAAAAAAACTGTCATTGCTGCTTCCTGCGGATTTCTTATACTGGCAGGCTCAGTTGTTGCATCACCAAATTTAAGGGCTTCAGCTCTTCAAAGTATAGGTAAACATGTTGATGGTTATACAGATATGAAGAATTACAATAAAACTCCATCTAAAGCAGATTTACAAAAGGATTTAGGTTACAGTGTAAAAATACCTAACTCTCTCTCTGGAGGATATAAACTGGTTGAAGCTGGTGTAGATGGGCATATAAATGGTGCAACCCCAGACAACCAATATGATAATAGAGGCGCATATGCAACCTATTCCATAAATAATGATAGAAAAACAACCTTATCTCTTGGAGCTTCAAAGAGATCTGTAGAAGCAGATGATCCAATATTTAAAAATGCCGTACCTGTAAAAATGGGCAGCATTACAGGATATTTTACACAATATAAAGTACATGAAGCACCTGAAGGCACTAAATTTTCAGCTAAAGAAAAGCAGGATATCAAAGATGGCAAGGAAGTTCTAATTGGTATGGGAAGTCCGAAAAAAAATGTTAAGCTCAAAGAAAAGTTTAGCCAAGAATGTGCATTAAAGTGGAAAGATAATGGTATAAACTATCAACTTACTTCTATGGGCAATTTAAGTGAAAGTCAAATGTCTGAATTGGCTCAATATGTAATAAGCTCTAAATAG
- a CDS encoding ABC transporter ATP-binding protein — protein sequence MEEQNEDQYEVTINRLSKYYEEVPVFYNLNMKFLKNRITAILGPSGCGKTTLLNIISGIEKDYNGEVNLKGSTISYVFQEDRLIPYLSVYDNVAFVLKSTMDKGRVDLAVRKFLNMVELWDYKDKLPYKLSGGMKRRVALARAFAYKSDLLLMDEPFKGLDDRLKSDIIEKFLMIYSENRRTIILVTHDKAEAEQLGDVIYSLD from the coding sequence ATGGAAGAGCAAAATGAAGACCAATATGAAGTTACAATAAATAGATTGAGTAAATACTATGAGGAAGTACCTGTTTTTTATAATTTGAATATGAAATTTTTGAAAAATAGGATTACAGCTATTCTTGGACCTTCAGGATGTGGCAAGACCACATTGTTAAATATAATAAGTGGAATTGAAAAAGATTATAATGGAGAAGTTAATTTAAAAGGAAGTACCATATCTTATGTGTTTCAAGAGGATAGATTGATTCCATACCTTAGTGTATATGATAATGTTGCTTTTGTATTAAAATCTACTATGGACAAAGGTAGAGTAGATTTAGCTGTAAGAAAATTTTTGAATATGGTAGAATTGTGGGATTATAAAGACAAGCTTCCTTACAAATTAAGTGGAGGAATGAAAAGAAGAGTTGCACTTGCCAGGGCGTTTGCTTATAAAAGTGATTTGCTTTTAATGGATGAGCCCTTTAAGGGACTTGATGATAGATTAAAAAGTGATATAATAGAGAAATTTTTAATGATTTACAGCGAAAATAGAAGGACCATTATACTGGTCACTCATGACAAAGCGGAAGCTGAACAATTAGGTGATGTGATCTATTCACTGGATTAA